The DNA window GTGGATAACTGTAAATTTTGGGACACAGGAAATAAATGTGCTGCTGATGCCATCTATGTAGTCAGCCATAAAGGGAAAAAAGCGTCCGATAGTTCAGAAACGGATTGCAAAACATTTATTCCATCC is part of the Bacillaceae bacterium S4-13-56 genome and encodes:
- a CDS encoding DUF1540 domain-containing protein, whose protein sequence is MAKDVLCEVDNCKFWDTGNKCAADAIYVVSHKGKKASDSSETDCKTFIPS